Genomic DNA from Enoplosus armatus isolate fEnoArm2 chromosome 7, fEnoArm2.hap1, whole genome shotgun sequence:
GGCACTGTTGCATGCCAGATTTGTGGCATGCAACAGCTTTGAGTGGGGTTTTGTTTGAGATGTAGTTTTACTAGAATTACAGATTATTATAGATGACTAAAAAAGAGAACTATTtagataaatgtttgtttgtttttgtgtttggtgcttACATGTAGAGTACCTGTGATGTCCCCACAGAACTTTGTTGACATCCAAATATACCAAAACAGTGTGAATTTGTGCAGATGCTGAAAACCAAAAGTGAAAGGAACAAGATGTTTACATGTCACATTAACCCACTTATCGCAGAGTAGACCACACCCTGTATGATTCTAACCAATGTGTGAAGTTCTCAAGTCCTGATGCAGAACTGGATGGTTTGAGTAACCTGCTTAAGATCAGAATCTTCTTTcaatgtaaacatacagtagcCAAAGCCAAGTATACATTTCCCTGTCTTCACTCGTCACTGTTGTGTGAAACCAATTAATTAACGCGTCAATATTTTTTCAACGATCGCCGTGTCTACAGTTTATGTGTCTTGTAGCTACAGCATTACAATTTGGCTGCATGTGTAACTGCTGTGGTATactgtttgcttgttgtttctAGGGTACTACAGCCACAGCCAAAGGCAGAGCCAGAGTCAGAACATGGAGACAAGCCATGACATGCAGGTCCTGGTTACTGGCACCACTGGCATTTCCTGGAGGAAGAAACCCACTGCAGTGAgtgaaactgtgtgtatgtgtgcaaggCGGTGTGTTAGAGAGATGATGGCAAATGACAAAtaactgtcagacaaatgtctTTGCCATTATCTGGAGAGCCAGACACAAAGGTTATATAAGAAAAATATCATTAACACTCTGTGGAGTAGCTACAACAAAACACGTTTGTATATGGAAAATTAAGATTAATTAAGTTGGATAAAGTCACCTTTATTCAACTGATATCAGAGAAAGTTAtcaatattaaaaaagaaattaagcTCAATATAAAGTCACGAAGTCACTTCAAAGCATATAATAGGAATATTATACAGAAATGAGAAACTAAGTGAACTAgtgatctcttttttttttatgtttaaggGGATGCTACTTAACAGTGTGTCCCATCCACATACTGCTGTCATTTTCCGTACAATCCTGCTGAATAACATAACACATCTCCTGCTGACTGTGTGATAAATATTTGGCATAATCAATAACATGTATCAAATTTCATGTGCAGAAATCAGATACTGAGAACACATTTCCTTATATTTtaatgaggacagacagacagagggtgaaTTACTTTGGAAGAGCAGCACAGTTGTCTTCATTATGTTACAGTATTTCGTATTTTGCACTAGTGGTAACTAGTCCCAATGTCATGGTACTGCATATTACCTCGGGCAAATCAGACATGATTTGAAAATACTGATGGTTTCTTTTCTTAcataatttgtgtgtgtttatctgctttgTCTAACTTTAAAACAGGCACCTGTGATCTCGAAAGAAAAGGGCAAGTCAAAGAAGAACAAGCtggatggaaaacagaaaaagaaagaggcgaACGAAAACTGGGTGGTGTTCTGTGACTTCCATGAGATCACACACGCTGTCGTCAAAGAGGCAATGGTCACCATCTATAGACAGGACAACAAGAGGATggtgagacagacacacatacaaacaaatcaaatagtggtgtgtttcatgtgtttttgatgACCCCAACTGTAACTTTGCATGCTTGTTTTGAGCCGTGGATTGTCATTCACAACATGTGGGTGTGACTGCATAGCAGAGTCATATTCTGTGATGTTCTCTGTAAGTATCCAAAATATGTTTGAATATTTGTTCTGAAGCCTGCTCATAATTTTAAAGATCAATTGTCAagttcttcattcattcataattaCGACCAGAATTTGCAATCATCGTTCCACAAATGTGATCTAAAAGTTTTGGTATTTAAAAAGGCATTTACTGTACAACATTCCTGTGGCTTTGTTGCTGCAATGGCCTGAAACCTACATGTCAAAGTAAATACCTTTTGTGATGTGTCTTCATACAGTCATAATCGATCACTCTCTTATTTTAGCAACCTGGACTACTGCCTCCACTTAACGTGACCGACGGCAACATTTGTTTGGATTTACCTCATGTTGAAACAAAGCCTGCTTCTCGCTACATGCTATTAGCTATGACTAATGGTGATATCATGCTTCATCATGAAAATGGATTTTGAGTTTTGTAATACATCACCACTCTTTTAGACAACCCTCTGGAGTATTGAGGCTTTCTAAGAGCTCCTATTCTGATcacctctttcctccttccttctcgtcatctcttctcctttcaGGAGTTACAAATGGCTTCTAGGGCTGAGGCTCTGTCCTTTGCAGCACTTGTGGACGGGTACTTCAGGCTGACAGTGGATGCCCACCACTACCTGTGCAAGGAGGTGGCCCCTGCTTCAGTGGTGCACAACATCGACAACGGTTGCCACGGACCCATCTGGTTTGTACTGGCAGATTTATCtatggaatgtgtgtgtgcctgtttccTCACAATAAAGCAGTGTTACTGGACACATGCTATTTTATTACAGATAGACCATCTCTTACTGAGCTTAATTTGTATTTGCTTATACCCTGTCTGCCTCCTACATGCACAGATATCACACACTGCTTTTAAAAGCCAGCCTAAATGAAGGTCTTATGATAAAGGCTACTGTCATCCTCATTGTTAACCTACCATTTTCAATCAACCTTTCCATTGTTGCAGTTTAAGGtttgtctaaatgttgtttttgtgactgcAGTCACCAAACCAATGTCTATGTGTCTCTGTTATTCTGTCgttgtattgttttgttgttctgtctttgtatagtttcattttcaaaatgttttagtcaCACTAAATGGATCAATGATAGGCAGACGGATCACCGTATTAATCCGTAGAAACTGGTTTGGTCACCAATGTTCAGGGAAAAACAAGTAAGACAGGTTACGGAAAACTGCATACAGTATGAAAGACATGCAATACAATAGTAATACTAACAGACATACTGTCTTTCATTGAAgcttgtatttagtcttttgtAGAACTTAAAACCTACTAAACCTAACTAAACTTCTACTTGATGATAGAACCCCTTTGCTGCCCCCACTTATTGCGTTTTCCCCTCCCCAGTACGGAGTATGCCATCCACAAGCTGCGTCAGGAGGGCAACGAGGAGGGCATCTATATCCTGCGCTGGAGCTGCACTGACTACCAgtacatcatcatcactgtggtCTGCAATGAGGTAGTGTAGACTTATTCATTATGTGTTAGGAAGTTACAGTTAAATCGGAAGTCAACAAATTAACCCCACAAATTGTTTTACAACTATCCCTTCCTTGTTGGACTCTGGAAATAGGAAATTATATGCATTATAGTATtgtaattaatacattttagttGTTACGTGTGTTAGTAGTATTGTaagtattattgtattattatacaGAGTATTTTCAGAGCCTTGTGttcagagccacacacacacactctctctcacacacacacactaacattcACAAAGCTGACCAACTGGATCAGCTTAGCCACTGTTTACAGACACGGTTTATGCAAGGAATGAAATATGGTTAATTTGTTACAGCATTGACACACGTGTGTGGTGTTCCGTGTCTCTTTAGTGCTTTAACTTTATAAACCTTTTGTGAAGAAGAAACTTTCTAATATAAATATAGTTTCTTTAATAAATGAACGCTTGAGTTCATTACTCTTTTACATTTCTCCTTGCACACTCCCACTCTCTGTTCTTCCCTGCTCCTTCTCCCTTTAATCATTTTTTCTCTCCTAATCTAattgttctgttttctctccgCCAGTTTCCTGTTCCTCCATGTTCTAGTcaaaaactctctctttctgcatctAGCTCGACCTGAAGGAGTCTCGTCGTGTTCCTCAGTACAAAAACTTCCAGATTGAGGTGGCCCCCGATGGGTTCCGCCTGTACGGCACTGAGACGGTTCGGTCTACTCTTGAAGAGCTCTTGGAGCACCTGGAAGGCCAAAGCCTTCGCACCGAAGACCTCCAGTTCCAGCTCCTGCGTTGCTGCCCTCCACAGCCTAGAGGTAAACTTAATGACATGTGATCTACTCAAAGACACATGCAATAACACAGAATACCCAAATAGAGAGAGGCATTAAGCTAGAAAAGGTTCATTCTCGTCTTAAATAATAACTTGATACAAAAGAGCTGACTGACAGcaaaaatgttgtatttctggAAAACATACAATATGCACCCCTGTTCAGTTTATTCAGCCACAATTACACCAAATAATATCAGGCTGTGTTTCAGATAAAAAATAATCTATCAAACAATTTGCAatgcacattacacattacattagaGCAATAATGGAGTTTCTTGGAGATAAGACTAATAGAAATCAGTATGTCTGAAGTGTTGACTATTCAGATCCAAAGTGAAAGGCCATTTTGAATCCAAGGAGAAAATAGTTTTTTGCTACACGTTTAGAATAACATTTAAAGCTATTTAAAGCTATTGTGGTAGAAAGTGTCACAAGAAGTGTGATAGATGTGATAAAAGACTGGTTTCTGAGCGACATCATTATGCATTATGAGATAGAAAACAAGCCAGAATGATGGAGAACCCATGATGATAAACAGCAGGAATTCCATATATGCCAGTGTTATTTTATATGTTAACATTACTTGTGTGAGGTGGGCTTTCTTGATTTATTATACATAGGGAATCTGTCTGTTGTGATGGTTGTAAAAAGAACATATTCCTCAAACAccacattatttttattttgtcaggtCGTGGCTAAGGTTAATTGATACTTCGATTCCATGGTCCTAATTGCAAGAAGCTACCACAAATGCTTAAGAAAAATGCTATGATGAGTCTGCAGTGTTCGCACTTTTCAAATGCTAAAGCAGACTGAAAATCCTGCATGCTCTGGCATCTAGCAGTCTCTGCGTCCTCAGTCCACGCCCTGTGCAGTTCAACACTTCTCTGTGCACAACTACAAGTACAACAGACCACACCTAACTGTGATATTGGGTGGGGTTAGAAGTGCAATAGACCTAAACTTTTCAACCCTTAGAGGTCAGTGAAACACAGCTTTCTCTCCCCACAAGATTTAGAGTGGAGTTTCTCTTTacactaagtgtgtgtgtgtgtgtgtgtgtgtgtgtgtgtgtgtgtgtgtgtgtgtgtgtgtgtgtgtgtgtgtgtgtgtgtgtgtgtgtgtgtgtgtgtgtgtgtgtgtgtgtgagtgagtgagtctcACTAACTGAGGGTAAGTGAGGCTGGCATGAACAATGCGTGCGTCTGTGTGAAATGGTgtcagggaggaagagagtTGTAAATGTGGGTTTCCGGAGCCAAACTAGCACCCTTGTGTTTACTTCACTCAGGGAAAGGTGGAGCCATGTATTCAATTcaaaacaattttatttatattgcgccaaatcataacaaaagtTATCTCGGGGCACTCTTCATATAgggcaggtctagaccgtactctttataagATTAACTGCAAAGACAACAATTCaaaactcccttttaacagCCTGACTGGTTTCGCATgccatgtatgcatgtgtgcatgtgtgcatgtgtgcatggaagctgtttttgtttgttggggTTGTGTGGTGTTGATTATTATCACAAGGCATGACTGTTTTGGGTTAGGGCTTGTGCTGTGTCTGCTTGAGAGGAAGATAAAAGACTGGAGTGCTGctgttaaaatatttatgaTGTATTATACAACATTCATGCTTCAACAATAACACAACGATATGCCCACATCCCGAGAATATGATACAAACAGTTTACTTTTACTTAGTGTTGTTTTGGGCCTATGCATGGTTTTTAACTATTATGAAAATGATGTAAAGTATATATGAGAGTGGCCAGGTGTGTATACCTGTGTCACTAGAATCTGGGTTTTTAACATAAGAGGTCAAGAGGTTAACGAGTGGGTGCAGTGTAATATCTGCCATGGTAGGTGTGGGTACGTTACATTTGGGTTTTGCGTAAAAACGCAAATTGCATGTTATGGAACAGTGCTCTTAACACTCTTTGGCGGTTAATGCAGGGTGATGCTGATAGAGTGGAGATACCTTTTTCCCCCTTAAACCACGGTGCGCTGGTTTTGTCACAACATTAGACAcccacagacacgcacacacacagacacagacacagacacatatgcaTGTATAGTACGGGAACaggcacaaagacacattttcacttCATCCTCCCACACACAGCTCCGTATATACAAAAAATTAACTGAATCAGTAGGGTAACCCAACCTGAATAGCTGCTCACATCATTGCCACATTGACGTAATTGTTGAGAGCCTGTCTCCCACATGTAGACACAGTTTTGCTTTCATGCCGAGTACCAGTGCATATATAAGCATCTGTAGCATTCTTGTGTGCCGCGAAAGACATTTCAACCCAAGTTTATCTCACATTGAACATTATCTCTGCTTTTATCGTTGTCAGAGTTCATTGTTTATTGTGTGAATGCAGTGCAGACAAATCAATCTAGAGTTTTGACAGTGTTACAATAACATGACCTTGACAACCATACAAGCAGACATGACAATTCTCTGTGAGGGATTACCCCACCCAAACAACTGTCAAGTCTCCGCAGCATGATTTTGACAAAGACGAATCTAAAACACTGTCATACTTTTGAAAATGCTCAGCAGTAATGTAGATAATATACGCttttaaagtttgtgtgtgtgtttgtgttgtagaGATTTCTAACCTGCTGGTGGTCACTAAAGAGAGAGCACCGGCCCCTCAGACACCCATGCAGGAGAGTCAGCTCAGCTTCCATCGCATTCTCAAGGAGGAGATTGAACAGGTACACCTTCTCTTCTTCATGTGTGTCTCCTGTGTTATGATTATAATGCGGTTACAGGATATCTGTAGATGTAAAGATGTAAGATGTAAAACTCTCCATATAAATGATATGAAGTCcatataatgtattaataagattttgtattaataaacaaaaatgattgTCGGTGCATTTTTTCTGTTGCAGTTTAAGCTTCCAGTGTGCTTCATGTTATATATGTAAATGAGTGGcgacaaaatattagaaacacccttttaatataatgcagttttaagtacagcctcaaaaCATACCGCAGTTTAGTCAAACAGCTAAAGTGTAGCGCTGTCGCAGGCCATTGCATTTGCATTATCaaggtgtttttatttcagagatTGTACAGTATgccaattattatttttattctcataCTTGCATTAATCCACTCTGTTTAACTTACACCCTTAACAATAGTttcgtttcatttcaaataaggGTGCACCAGCAGATGTTGACTGTCCCCCATCACACATGGAATAGATAAAACTTAAACTAAGACTCTTTTTCAGGACAgaaatttaatttaacaatagTTTCAGAGTCTACATAGCTGTGTTCAGCTGAAATGTAGTCTTTAATTTGGCTACAGAAACCCTCTTCTTGTAGTAGCTACAGTTTGGGTACTGGATGTAACAATTTCATGTAatactgtgttttctctgctcccTGCTGTGTTCACCAGGAGGAGCACCTTGGACGGGGCACAAGAACCAACATCTACTCAGGCACACTGAGGGtgaagagtgaggaggaggaggatgcaggTTACTCATCCTTCCAGGAGGTCAAGGTGGTCCTGAAGGTGCTGGGTTCTGGACACAGGGACATCTCCTTGGTgagacacactcacagatcCTGCACATCCTTGTACACCTGTTCTTATGAAGACTTTGACTTCTTTCTGAATACCTTTGACTACAAACTGAAAGATGATACTTTTTAGCAGCAAGCTGGGTCAAAAGCTAATCAGACCATAAAGGTTTCTGTAATGTGCTATGTGTTGAgtcatctttgtctttctgttgacAGGCCTTCTTCGAAACAGCCAGTATGATGCGACAAGTGTCCCATAAACACATAGTGCTGCTGTATGGAGTGTGTGTCCGCCACCAGGAGAGTAAGTGCATGTTGAGAActctgtgtttccatgtgtatgagagtgtggGGCTGTTTCTAACATCTTTGACACGTGtctccttgtgtttgtgtggaacaGATATCATGGTTGAGGAGTTTGTCCAGCTAGGACCACTGGACTTATTTATGAGGAGACAGCAGAGCCCACTCAGCACACCGTGGAAGTTCCAGGTGGCCAAGCAGCTGGCCTCAGCTCTCAGCTACTTGGTgagacagcaaaacacacacacacacacaaactataaGAATGTAAGTATGTAGGTCCTGGATGCATCCATGGGATTATGTGCACCATGTTTGATCCATTTAATCTTTATGTTTGCCCTCTCAATTGTGAACTAAggtttgttgtattttgtgtgtgtttgtaggaggACAAAAAGCTGGTCCATGGCTTTGTGTGTGCTAAAAACATCCTACTGGCCAGGGACGGACTGGGCACCGATGAAGGAGGGCCCTTCATCAAGCTCAGCGACCCAGGAATACCCATCACAGTGCTCACCAGAGAGGGTGGGTACAAAGtgcacacatattcacacacactctctctctccctctctctgtctctctccccctctctctgtctctctccccctctctccctctctctccctctctctgtctctctgtctctctctctctctctgtctctctctccctctctctgtctctgtctctctctcagggttACTAAAAGTGAAACCTAAATGGTTACAAAACAGCCACCATGGAAAATTTCACAATAACTTCGACTTTCCTTCGCAGTCAGCTGTAAATAACAGTGAAACCAAAATGAGAacacaaatgaagtgaaactaaaAAACTAGAATcatttgtttatattcatttccatacatttttaaaactaacTAGGACCCCAAAGATATGGTATAGACAATTAAAACGAATTAAAAAACTTAATTAAACACGTGAAACTATTTTGACCTTGACTCACACTTCAcggaaacagaaacacatactgacacacattGACGTTGGTCTGAGTCTGATGATTGGCCACATCAaactcatttcaaaatatgCTTCTTGCTTGTCTCCTAACACTTTTAACTGTTACGTATAAACTAATAAAATGCTTGTTGTAGCTTCTTTGCTTGAAAGTCGTCATCTGAAGCCTAATTTCTTCccacataaaagaaaaagaaaaagaaaaaagaaaaaaaaaaggaagagcaTTTCCGATCAAGCAGAGGTTGTCAGTAATGGGAATCATATTTGTCACATGATCAATACACATTGCGCTGGGCGCATTTCCCTCTTGGACTGTAATTTGTCTTGTAAAAGCTAGATCTGGGTTCAGGGAAGATGGCACAACAAGGACATTTCTCAGATTGCACAGTTCCCCTCAAATGGCCGcctcatgtttctgtttgtctataAGAGTCAGAAGTTGTGTGATATAACACAGTGCGGCTGTGCAGATGGATCGGCCGAACCACAGTACAGACTGGAAATGTCTCTTTGCAAATGTCTATCACCACTGGCCCCTGGGGAtgctcctccctccctcgtTGTTCCCAGAACTCtgaacatttcttcttctgtctccatCCCTCTGCAAAACAATCAGTCTTCCAGTTACACATCGATGTCCTTGTACATAGATTTGATTGAACACACATGGTGGATGAAGTGCTGAGAAACCCACTGGGAGcgctcctctcttcttcccagcAATCTCTGATCACTTTACTCGAACCCTCAAAtccctccctcactttctctcttttctctatttcttttgTCCTGACACTCAATCACCTTCGTcccagctcctgctgctgtctccaTCTTCCCCCTTCTCTCCATTCAGCCCCTCCACTGCACTCTTCCCCTctttactcctcctcctctttccccaaAGTCAATCAGCCCATGTCCAGTCTGAGCTGCATGCACTTACCATGTTATAGATTTATGGAGCCAAAAAGCCAACTGTGGAGGTCAGCCAATCAGTTAGCTTCTTCCAGTCAGAGTAATATATTTTAGCCAGTCGATGCCCAGGCTTTTTAGGTCCAGTGGATGCAGTCAGTCAACATTTTAAGCCAGCTAGCCACCCAGTCAGCCTGTCAGAGctgtactgtattttactgCTGTTGTTGGTTCCTGGTATTTGGGGCATTGTGAGAGAATGTTGGCTACGATCCATGAGGTCACGCCCTAACCATTACTTCCAAATAGCGTTCAGCACTAGAGATTTGTTCAGCATTTGGTCAAATCTTTACTCTTTAGAAATAACAGTTCTTAGTTTGCTactttctttaaataaaagaacTTGTTTAACAATGTACTGTTGATTGATCTGAGATATCTGAAGTGAAGTATAGATAGTCTAGTCAAGTCAGTTTTCTTTAgatagcccaaaatcacaagttTTCCTTaaggggctttacagtctgcaCAACACACATTACCTCTATCCTCAGACCCATGACGTGGACAAATCAGAGATTAGGAGAAACTGCACAAAAAAACTCCAACAGGGACAAAAAGGGGATAAAACTCAGAGGAGCAACAtaggagggatccctcctctaGGGCAGAGGGATATGCAATGGATGGTGTAtgtaaagagaaacaacaataGTACATAACAAAATTACAATACATAGAAAAAGGACAATACTAGgacaataaaaagcaaacaaatatgaagaatatggatcAGAGAAGACTGGAAGTGCTGCCGAGCACTGGTAGGACCTGGACCACAAAACTTAAACATATAGATTTAAGTATGAATGTTACAGCTTGATGAGGACAGGGCCAGTATGGTGATTATGTAGtttatcagttattattatatttcagtctgttgaGGGCGTTTGGGTGTAAGAAGGTCAGTTGGATATGTTTTCTTTCGCTTGTTAAAAAGATTATGTCAGTATTTCACATTTGGTATTAATATTCCCATAGTCACGTCTTAAAGGGCAAGGTTTGCCTTTGACGGTCTCATCGCCCAGAGCATCACTTATCATCACTTTGGTCAAATTATTTTCCACTAATTAGGTCGAGCCCACGTTCCGTGTTTCATACATATCCAGTAATCATCTGTAGTTTTTACAGAGACACCCAGGGACTGAAACAAATCCTGTGCTGAATTGATTTACTGTTGCTAAAGTTGACTCTGTTTCTGCAGAGTGTGTGCACCGTATCCCATGGATCGCTCCGGAGTGTGTGAAGAGTGCGTCTTCCCTGAGCGTCGCAGCTGACAAGTGGGGTTTTGGTACCACCCTGTGGGAGATCTGCTATGATGGAGAGGTCCCCCTCAAAGAAAAGAGACTCACAGAGGTAGGGGGCACACATAAGAACTTCCTATGACGATGACTGCATATAATCATACATACAGCTACACTAATGCCTTTTATTCGAAATCTGAGGACTATCCTACACTTCCTTTTTATTCCTGTTCCTTTTCGTACTCCTGTTTGCATGCActttctcattcatttgtaTGTCTTTGTGCTGAGCAGAAGGAGAGGTTTTATGAAACAGAGTGCCAGCTGGCCACCCCAGACTGCAGAGAGCTGGCCCAACTGATGACCCACTGCATGAACTACGACCCCAAGAAGAGACCCTTCTTCAGGGCTATCGTCAGAGACATAGACATGCTAGAGGAAAAGAGTATGTACATGATAATatgtatacagtaaatatgcacATTAAATGTTAGGTATTTTCATGTAACGGGGTGGGTCCAAATATGAAGTACAAcctcattttgtcatttacctCATTCTGCAGAACAGACTAAAAGCAGGTACAGGTTGAAAGTAGTTGTTTACAGCTGGAATATGATCTGAATGTTTTGCATGGTTTGTATCTCACCGAGCAGCAGCCCAGtaagcagtgagagagaaagagagagagggagagttgtTTACTCAACTCAGATGTTCATGAGGAAGTTCACTGGGTGCATTATCACTGATCTGCCCCTCAGCTGGGCCCCATGGCAACATAATACTCTGTTCTTCCATCTGCCGGCCAGAACTGGATACTGCAGTCAGGCGTACTAATGCTAAAGCTTATTTGACCATCTTATATTAAAATCCCAAGAGAGCCACAAACTCACCTTAACTTAACTATCAATCTCCTTATAAGTTGCACCTAAAAAGGCTTGAAAgtcagattaaaaacacagttttggtTAAATAAACTAACGTAAGTTATTTATTATAATGGTGATACAGAATAAGTCTTGCATGAATAATGAATTGTCTTACTAAAAGTAGCCATTTGTGTGGAAAACAGAGCAAGCGGACGGTTATGTAACCACAGAAAATTCTGGTGAGAACTTTGACACTGTCAACCACAATAGACTTCCTATGACGCAAGTCAGCTTATGTTGAAGAAAAGACATGTTTTACCCAGTATGTTTAAtgtatttgcttctttttccatctctcagACCCACTCATCAAACCCAAGCCCACACCAGAGGTGGACCCAACTGTGTTTGAGAAGAGATTCCTGAGGAAGGTCCGAGATCTGGGAGAGGTAAACTGTTCCTGCTGTATTTATGCCGGTTTTGTGCTTTTGGGTTAATCTCTGTGCAGCAGACCTTACCATTTGTAAGAATGACCAAACTGACCATTTCcaaatgcacaaataaaacaacttttagTTTACATGCACTGGtaaatgttttgtcttaaaTCTATGATTACCTTCAGTGCATTGCACTGTGAGTAGTGTGGTCATTATGGTTTCTTATTTTATAGTTTACTACTATTAAAAAGATGCCACCTGGGGTATAAAAATCCTTGTGGTGCTTCATGTCCTAAAACGAGCCGTAGGGATTTGACAAAATACACAAGACAATAATCTACAGACCAAAGATAAGCAAGAGCCAATGCAGAACTTCAGTAATTTAGGCAAGGATAAGAAACAACTGGTCCCCACACAGGAAGAAGACTAGAACTTGTTCACGATTGTCTGAATAACTCAAGTTTCTCACATTCCTCATGCAGGGCCACTTTGGTAAGGTGGAGCTATGTCGCTATGATCCTCGGGGAGATAGAACGGGTGAGCTGGTGGCTGTGAAGTCCCTGAAGCCTGAGAACCGGGAGGAGCAGAGCACCAACCTCTCGCGTGAGATCGACATCCTGAAGGCACTCTACCATGAAAACATTGTTAAATACAAAGGCATCTGCCAAGAGGAAGGTAAGATGGaaacatacactgtatatatttattcagTTGGCGACAGTTAGAACCCCATTAATACAAGTATTGTTGGCTCTGTGCTCACTGAAACGCCCTCCTGATG
This window encodes:
- the jak1 gene encoding tyrosine-protein kinase JAK1 isoform X1; translation: MPTLWVMELSRQLCGKMRRSSRRTQIPSSPTSTLGLEIYFYTPDVQQLEYLKGCYTVEELCVDAAKKCSISPLCHNLFALYNETTGMWYPPNYEFKITEETSIKLHYRMRFYFRNWHGTTEGESPVWRHCISKLRGGLSPQKTPEGTPLLDAASLDYLFAQGQHDFQKGVIPLRMSQSEAEQHEIENECLGMAVLAITHYATNMDIPLPTASHEISYKRFIPELLNRNIKQRNILTRIRINNVFKKFLREFNHRTFKDSNITLYDLKIKYLATLEGLTRGLGSELLEPNSLSVTQEGELCNGGYNGYYSHSQRQSQSQNMETSHDMQVLVTGTTGISWRKKPTAAPVISKEKGKSKKNKLDGKQKKKEANENWVVFCDFHEITHAVVKEAMVTIYRQDNKRMELQMASRAEALSFAALVDGYFRLTVDAHHYLCKEVAPASVVHNIDNGCHGPICTEYAIHKLRQEGNEEGIYILRWSCTDYQYIIITVVCNELDLKESRRVPQYKNFQIEVAPDGFRLYGTETVRSTLEELLEHLEGQSLRTEDLQFQLLRCCPPQPREISNLLVVTKERAPAPQTPMQESQLSFHRILKEEIEQEEHLGRGTRTNIYSGTLRVKSEEEEDAGYSSFQEVKVVLKVLGSGHRDISLAFFETASMMRQVSHKHIVLLYGVCVRHQENIMVEEFVQLGPLDLFMRRQQSPLSTPWKFQVAKQLASALSYLEDKKLVHGFVCAKNILLARDGLGTDEGGPFIKLSDPGIPITVLTREECVHRIPWIAPECVKSASSLSVAADKWGFGTTLWEICYDGEVPLKEKRLTEKERFYETECQLATPDCRELAQLMTHCMNYDPKKRPFFRAIVRDIDMLEEKNPLIKPKPTPEVDPTVFEKRFLRKVRDLGEGHFGKVELCRYDPRGDRTGELVAVKSLKPENREEQSTNLSREIDILKALYHENIVKYKGICQEEGGQAIKLIMEYVPLGSLKEYLPRNKSKTNLSTLLSYSVQICKGMDYLGSQNYIHRDLAARNVLVENERTVKIGDFGLTKSIKDNDGYYTVKDENDSPVFWYAPECLTHCKFYLASDVWSFGVTLYELITYCDSSKSPMVLFLSMIGQTHGQMTIIRLVKVLTEGKRLPRPDGCPEHLYELMRKCWETAPDKRISFKRLIEELTILQQLQQPRNDL
- the jak1 gene encoding tyrosine-protein kinase JAK1 isoform X2, with amino-acid sequence MPTLWVMELSRQLCGKMRRSSRRTQIPSSPTSTLGLEIYFYTPDVQQLEYLKGCYTVEELCVDAAKKCSISPLCHNLFALYNETTGMWYPPNYEFKITEETSIKLHYRMRFYFRNWHGTTEGESPVWRHCISKLRGGLSPQKTPEGTPLLDAASLDYLFAQGQHDFQKGVIPLRMSQSEAEQHEIENECLGMAVLAITHYATNMDIPLPTASHEISYKRFIPELLNRNIKQRNILTRIRINNVFKKFLREFNHRTFKDSNITLYDLKIKYLATLEGLTRGLGSELLEPNSLSVTQEGELCNGGYNGYYSHSQRQSQSQNMETSHDMQVLVTGTTGISWRKKPTAAPVISKEKGKSKKNKLDGKQKKKEANENWVVFCDFHEITHAVVKEAMVTIYRQDNKRMELQMASRAEALSFAALVDGYFRLTVDAHHYLCKEVAPASVVHNIDNGCHGPICTEYAIHKLRQEGNEEGIYILRWSCTDYQYIIITVVCNEVLDLKESRRVPQYKNFQIEVAPDGFRLYGTETVRSTLEELLEHLEGQSLRTEDLQFQLLRCCPPQPREISNLLVVTKERAPAPQTPMQESQLSFHRILKEEIEQEEHLGRGTRTNIYSGTLRVKSEEEEDAGYSSFQEVKVVLKVLGSGHRDISLAFFETASMMRQVSHKHIVLLYGVCVRHQENIMVEEFVQLGPLDLFMRRQQSPLSTPWKFQVAKQLASALSYLEDKKLVHGFVCAKNILLARDGLGTDEGGPFIKLSDPGIPITVLTREECVHRIPWIAPECVKSASSLSVAADKWGFGTTLWEICYDGEVPLKEKRLTEKERFYETECQLATPDCRELAQLMTHCMNYDPKKRPFFRAIVRDIDMLEEKNPLIKPKPTPEVDPTVFEKRFLRKVRDLGEGHFGKVELCRYDPRGDRTGELVAVKSLKPENREEQSTNLSREIDILKALYHENIVKYKGICQEEGGQAIKLIMEYVPLGSLKEYLPRNKSKTNLSTLLSYSVQICKGMDYLGSQNYIHRDLAARNVLVENERTVKIGDFGLTKSIKDNDGYYTVKDENDSPVFWYAPECLTHCKFYLASDVWSFGVTLYELITYCDSSKSPMVLFLSMIGQTHGQMTIIRLVKVLTEGKRLPRPDGCPEHLYELMRKCWETAPDKRISFKRLIEELTILQQLQQPRNDL